The following coding sequences are from one Rutidosis leptorrhynchoides isolate AG116_Rl617_1_P2 chromosome 11, CSIRO_AGI_Rlap_v1, whole genome shotgun sequence window:
- the LOC139877627 gene encoding uncharacterized protein, with product MATEQNSGTGKSKITASAKSNGKPKIKETDKPPVVKSSTSNSHSHSNGTKAKSSKSKTKASQPQGEGSREDEVIEVNGNDDLKQSVSSSILYQIPMNRVSRIIKSEDANIRITQDAVYVINKASEKFLQLLTTEAFASAFLDRKKNIDYKCLSSVVSKRRRLDFLSDFVPEKVKVEDALKESPPAVEN from the exons ATGGCGACGGAGCAAAACTCCGGCACCGGAAAAAGTAAAATCACGGCATCAGCGAAATCCAACGGTAAACCTAAAATCAAAGAAACCGATAAACCCCCGGTTGTTAAGTCTTCAACTTCTAATTCTCACAGTCACAGTAACGGAACAAAAgcaaaatcatcaaaatcaaaaacAAAGGCATCACAACCACAAGGAGAAGGTTCTAGAGAAGATGAAGTCATAGAAGTTAACGGAAATGATGATTTGAAACagagtgttagtagtagtatattGTATCAAATACCGATGAATCGAGTGAGTCGGATAATTAAGAGTGAAGATGCGAATATTCGTATTACTCAAGATGCTGTTTACGTCATTAACAAAGCTTCG GAAAAGTTTCTCCAGCTGTTAACTACTGAAGCATTTGCTAGTGCTTTTCTGGATCGCAAGAAGAATATCGATTACAAATGCCTTT CATCGGTTGTTAGTAAACGAAGAAGATTGGACTTTCTTTCAG ATTTTGTTCCTGAAAAAGTCAAAGTAGAGGATGCACTAAAAGAGTCACCACCAGCAGTAGAGAATTAA